The Raphanus sativus cultivar WK10039 chromosome 6, ASM80110v3, whole genome shotgun sequence sequence ggttatatatatatatataggaagtGGATAGAAgagaggtaaaaaaaaaaaaaaagcacctGCAAGTAAGCTATCCCAGAGCCACTCGGCAGAAGTGAGCAGGATTGACATTTTCAGAGGCCTAAAAGAATAAGCCCAAAACAGGTTGTACTTATTAAATTGTTGTTCCCGGGCAATAGTATCTCCAAAGACATACTCAGCGCCATCCGATATGATCATCATTGTAGCCGGAGCGGGATTGTCATATCCCCAATTCCTCAAATCTCTAGACATGCGCGAGAATATGACTTCTGTTgtttcaagaaaaaaagaaaaagaaaaagggtaTAAGAATGCAAGGGATAGTTGCTAAAACAAAAGGGAATCATGCATGCGCTAGTAAAGTGTACTTAACCCTGAATGACATGTGCAACATCGATTCCAGTGGAAGAGAGGGCTTCAAGGTGGCCTTTGGGGGTTTTTTATGGTCACCATAGGCAGTGATGGAGACAGGACCAGAATAGCCTAGTTCCTTGAACGCTCCTTCCAAACTGGGACGGACCCGACGAGCATCGTAACCGTCGGGAATAGGACATTCAGACATGTTCCAACACACATGGATTTTAGCTGTCGCATATTCAGGCGTAGCAGCATAGTTCTTTCCCCACTTGCTCGTTACAGATATGATTTGTGTAGGCGTAGGGTGTAAAACCTCCTGATTTGAccaaaaaacaaagaaaggatTTGTAGATTAAACAAATTTAGgatgattaaaaacattaaatcttaataaaaacttctttttttttttggcaatttGGAGACAATGAAACAATAAAttgatatagagagagagagagagagagagagagagagagagagagaggatggtTACTTCTAGTGCATGTTTTTTAGTGGAGAGATGCTCCTTGAAACTCTTAAGGCTTAGGCAATCCAAAGAGCACGTTTTGCAGTGAAACACGGCATCATCCGCCGTGTCTGCGCTGCTGCTTGTCACGGCCGCAGTCGTCCCAAGTAGTAATTTTTCCCAGAGCCACTCTTTACGAGTGTGAACGTACAATACTGCGCGAGGTTGGACTGAATAAGCCAGAAAAAGGTTGTAAGTCGTGCGTTGTTGAAGCCGGGCCAGATCCCAATGGAAAACATCTAGCATCTGATTGGTTATCATCATCATTGTAGCCGGAGGAGGATTATCCTCTCGCCATTTCACCATATCCATATACATGACTGCGCacgtgctttctgtttcattaCGGAAAGGACAACATATTCACTATTACATAATAATCCCAAGTTCAAtctataaactatttatataacAACAACTAATTGGACTAACCAGATCTGATATGTACCACCGCGACTCCAGTGGAAGAGAGAGCTTGTAGCTGGTGGTCAGGGGTTTGTTTGTGGTCTCCATAGGCTCTGATGGAGACAGGACCAGAGTAGCCTAGTTGTCTGAACCCACCTTCTATGCTCGGACGAACACGATGAGCATCAATACCCTCTGGAACCGGACAGTCCTTCATGTCCCACCACACCGCTATTTTGCCCGTCTTCCCCGCATCGGTCCCActcatcctctctctctctctctctctctctctctctctctctcctcaacCTTTTAACAAATCTCCGACACAGATCTCTTTCCAGTTACCACCACACCTTGtcctagggttttctttttttcttatatatacacatgcGTGCCACCCAACTATAGGGCCTAACCTAAACCCATTTAAACTGTGGGCTTGCGAGTTCGAGgcttttatcttcttcttaaaatatattgatatatgtattttatttatatttgtgtttatttGTCAAATAACCAAAAGCAAAATTAGTTTtttagaaagagagagatagaaagagAAAAAGGGTGTGATTTTAGCTATtaagttaatttagttttttttttaagtcagTAGGTGCAAATTAcgaaaaaatatgtattttgttGACAATATTGTAATTACTTAAttacaataattataattataaaaaaataattatagaaatattgCCAATATTGCCTTTCTCTTTAGATCCCTTGATTTGTGGCTTAATCAACTGTTTCTTGCTTTTCTCTTTAGAAGACTAATAATCATGATCAACTTTTTGCTTCTTAGCTGGGGATGAAGCTGGCTTTGCAACTCTTTTGGAGGACTTTTCACCAGactttttagaaatttttgtaGAAGCTTGTTTTTCTTTAGCTTTGGTCTCTGCTTCAATCTTTTTAGATGAGGCTTTCTTATCAGATGGCTTCTCATCTTCTGCTTCGTCTCTCTCATCTTCAGTTTCAGTTTTCTCATGGTCgtcactatcttcttcttctggcgCTGCATCATCTTCCTCGTGAGTTTCCTTAGCGCCTTCAGAATCAGAATCCTCTTCATCTTTGTCATATGGATGGTCTCGCTTTTTAGTTTGCCTTTTCCTCTGTGTAGTAAAGAACATTGTTCAACAGccgaaaaatttaaaaagtatacTATAATTTTAGAGACAAGATACTACAAACCTTGGCTGGGGTATCTGAGGATTCTCTAGATTTCCTCCTTTTCTGTGTGCTCTTGCGCATTTTGGCTTCGTAAAAGTATACTCACATCACATACTGACGATAAACATGTAGAGCAGTAaggtactaattaaaaaaaaaatacattttcttgATCAGCAAGTATGACGACATCTCTTGTTGCTTTGGGAGATTCCAAAAACTCAAGCACTTTGACAGCTACTTCTTCCTGAGAGTGTCAGGGAATGAGTGAATCTTAAAACAAAGGTACAATAAATAGATGAATGACATATTCTTCTTAATacttacttttttcttttatgcaTTTGTCAAGTTTCTCTTTGACTCGTCCTCTttgcttctcctcctcctcctggaCAACAACATTTGAAAGCGTCAACATGATGCATAACAAAATAAGCATCAGCCGCAGCAAAATGGTGTTACCTCTTTCTGTGACCATACAAAGCCAGAAAACTGACCAATGTTTTTCTTAATCATCTGTGCCTGCAGAGAGCAATTTACAAACAAAACTCGTCAATGAGACATGCGCTCTGGACAAAATAAGCAATGAAAAATGTGAAAGATAACATCCGTAATAGTTTACAAAATGTGgtcaaacattttaaaaagcACCTTTGCTTTCTTCCCATAGAGAATGGTGTGTAGTAAGATGAGGTTGTCGTCAGCTTTTCTCTTGGATAGTTGAAAAGCCACTGAAACAGGCCAACATCATCAGCCATACTTATTAATGGTAAATAAATGTAAACAAACATACATACCATTTGGAATCTCTCTGAGTGGTGTTCCACGAccctgtttaaaaaaaaactgctcAATTCCCAGAACACACAGATAACTTAAAGAGAAAgtaaagtttctttctttttctgtctGAAAGTGATAACCTTTTCAATTGAAACGGACTTGTTCGGTATAGGAGTAGGCAACGAGAAACGCTTAACCTTCTTCCTCTCCCTCGTTTGCCTCTCACTACTACTCGAACCCACCTGAGATTCCACTTCCGGCGTCGTCGTCGTCTCTTCTAGGGTTTGAGTCGCCATGATGTGAGTCCAAATTAAAAAAGGGCGGGCGGGCAATTCTTTGTCTCTCGCGGCAAAACTATTCAATATATATGTACACAAAACTCGGCCCAATAATCTACTAAGCCCAGTTTAACCCACGGTGGGCCTATTTAACTATGGAGTCCACTTTTACCTCCCGATGGGCCTATGAACTTCTGTACTTACTTGGCCTAGTTAACTTACAAGTGTGGGGCAGTGATGAAGGATACGATACCAATACCATGAATTTTTTGTTCAAGGATTTATATGAAAATGGTTTTTTTCggtacttttatttttatatgaatttatacAAAAACTTACGAGATGAATCCTAGAAATTTTGCTATTATCT is a genomic window containing:
- the LOC130497110 gene encoding DEK domain-containing chromatin-associated protein 2-like — protein: MRKSTQKRRKSRESSDTPAKRKRQTKKRDHPYDKDEEDSDSEGAKETHEEDDAAPEEEDSDDHEKTETEDERDEAEDEKPSDKKASSKKIEAETKAKEKQASTKISKKSGEKSSKRVAKPASSPAKKQKVDHDY
- the LOC108807823 gene encoding uncharacterized protein LOC108807823, which codes for MSGTDAGKTGKIAVWWDMKDCPVPEGIDAHRVRPSIEGGFRQLGYSGPVSIRAYGDHKQTPDHQLQALSSTGVAVVHIRSESTCAVMYMDMVKWREDNPPPATMMMITNQMLDVFHWDLARLQQRTTYNLFLAYSVQPRAVLYVHTRKEWLWEKLLLGTTAAVTSSSADTADDAVFHCKTCSLDCLSLKSFKEHLSTKKHALEEVLHPTPTQIISVTSKWGKNYAATPEYATAKIHVCWNMSECPIPDGYDARRVRPSLEGAFKELGYSGPVSITAYGDHKKPPKATLKPSLPLESMLHMSFRKSYSRACLEI